The following are from one region of the Anguilla rostrata isolate EN2019 chromosome 7, ASM1855537v3, whole genome shotgun sequence genome:
- the tspan11 gene encoding tetraspanin-11 isoform X1, producing MSRLYKEDHDDWLTVCLKYLLFVFNLLFWLGGAAVMAVGIWTLVDKSDYLSLLESSAFAVSAYILILAGVLVMVTGFLGCCAVIREQRSCLSMYFSCLLLIFLIELVAGVLAYVYYQQLSEELKQHLNQTMTSSYAQQGKDSITQAVDRLQQDFKCCGSNSSSDWLHSVYVTSPEGGDRVVPDSCCKTPTPECGQRDHPSNIYKVEGGCITKLEQYLADHLLIIGAVGIGVACLQLTGAVLTSCFIYVLYKEEEEFFSDV from the exons ATGTCTCGTCTGTACAAGGAAGACCATGACGACTGGTTGACCGTCTGTCTGAAATATCTTCTCTTTGTCTTTAACTTACTTTTCTGG CTTGGTGGAGCTGCAGTGATGGCTGTTGGGATCTGGACGCTGGTGGATAAGAGTGACTACCTGAGCCTGCTGGAGTCCAGTGCCTTCGCCGTCTCTGCCTACATCCTCATCCTCGCTGGAGTCCTGGTCATGGTCACGGGATTCCTGGGCTGCTGCGCTGTGATCCGAGAACAAAGGAGCTGTCTGTccatg TACTTCTCCTGCCTGCTGCTTATCTTCCTGATTGAGCTTGTGGCCGGAGTCCTGGCATATGTATACTACCAACAG CTGAGTGAGGAGCTGAAACAGCATCTGAACCAGACGATGACAAGCAGCTATGCGCAGCAAGGCAAGGACTCCATCACGCAAGCTGTGGACAGGCTGCAGCAGGAC TTTAAGTGCTGTGGCAGCAActcctcctctgattggctgcatagCGTGTATGTGACCTCGCCTGAGGGTGGGGACAGGGTGGTGCCGGACAGCTGCTGCAAGACGCCCACCCCTGAGTGTGGCCAGAGAGACCACCCCTCCAACATCTACAAGGTGGAG GGCGGCTGCATCACCAAGCTGGAGCAGTATCTGGCCGATCACCTGCTCATCATCGGGGCGGTGGGGATCGGTGTGGCCTGTCTGCAG
- the tspan11 gene encoding tetraspanin-11 isoform X2 — MSRLYKEDHDDWLTVCLKYLLFVFNLLFWLGGAAVMAVGIWTLVDKSDYLSLLESSAFAVSAYILILAGVLVMVTGFLGCCAVIREQRSCLSMYFSCLLLIFLIELVAGVLAYVYYQQLSEELKQHLNQTMTSSYAQQGKDSITQAVDRLQQDFKCCGSNSSSDWLHSVYVTSPEGGDRVVPDSCCKTPTPECGQRDHPSNIYKVEGGCITKLEQYLADHLLIIGAVGIGVACLQICGMIFTCCLHRRIKLDPY; from the exons ATGTCTCGTCTGTACAAGGAAGACCATGACGACTGGTTGACCGTCTGTCTGAAATATCTTCTCTTTGTCTTTAACTTACTTTTCTGG CTTGGTGGAGCTGCAGTGATGGCTGTTGGGATCTGGACGCTGGTGGATAAGAGTGACTACCTGAGCCTGCTGGAGTCCAGTGCCTTCGCCGTCTCTGCCTACATCCTCATCCTCGCTGGAGTCCTGGTCATGGTCACGGGATTCCTGGGCTGCTGCGCTGTGATCCGAGAACAAAGGAGCTGTCTGTccatg TACTTCTCCTGCCTGCTGCTTATCTTCCTGATTGAGCTTGTGGCCGGAGTCCTGGCATATGTATACTACCAACAG CTGAGTGAGGAGCTGAAACAGCATCTGAACCAGACGATGACAAGCAGCTATGCGCAGCAAGGCAAGGACTCCATCACGCAAGCTGTGGACAGGCTGCAGCAGGAC TTTAAGTGCTGTGGCAGCAActcctcctctgattggctgcatagCGTGTATGTGACCTCGCCTGAGGGTGGGGACAGGGTGGTGCCGGACAGCTGCTGCAAGACGCCCACCCCTGAGTGTGGCCAGAGAGACCACCCCTCCAACATCTACAAGGTGGAG GGCGGCTGCATCACCAAGCTGGAGCAGTATCTGGCCGATCACCTGCTCATCATCGGGGCGGTGGGGATCGGTGTGGCCTGTCTGCAG
- the LOC135259768 gene encoding protein arginine N-methyltransferase 8-B-like isoform X1 — translation MGMKHSSRCMLLRRKMAEAENPEARETQCREPGRQNMVPSGTGHGDTSLKLTNQEPPIRIVPSQSVQPSSRSKPIPSVNHVPLLPHTPHPGGPSSCPGRGKMAKLLNPEEMTSRDYYFDSYAHFGIHEEMLKDEVRTLTYRNAMYHNKHIFKDKVVLDVGSGTGILSMFAAKAGAKHVYGIECSSISEYSEKIIKSNHLDGVITIFKGKVEEVELPVERVDIIISEWMGYCLFYESMLNTVIFARDKWLKPGGLMFPDRAALYVVAIEDRQYKDFKIHWWENVYGFDMTCIRNVAMKEPLVDIVDPKQVVTNSCLIKEVDIYTVKIEDLSFTSAFCLQIHRNDYVHALVTYFNIEFTKCHKKTGFSTAPDAPYTHWKQTVFYLEDYLTVRRGEEIIGSIAVKPNENNNRDLDFTLELDFKGQLCEAAISHEYKMR, via the exons ATGGGAATGAAACACTCCTCCCGCTGCATGCTCCTACGGAGAAAAATGGCGGAGGCCGAGAACCCAGAG GCACGGGAGACACAATGCAGAGAGCCTGGAAGACAAAACATGGTGCCGAGTGGGACAGGACATGGTGACACGTCTTTGAAAttgaccaatcaggag CCCCCCATCCGTATTGTCCCTTCCCAGTCTGTACAACCCTCCTCCCGGTCCAAACCCATACCCTCAGTCAACCATgtgcccctcctgccccacacaccccaTCCAGGGGGCCCTTCCAGCTGTCCCGGTCGGGGAAAGATGGCTAAGCTCCTAAACCCTGAGGAGATGACGTCCCGCGACTATTACTTTGACTCGTATGCTCACTTTGGCATCCATGAG GAGATGCTGAAGGATGAGGTGAGGACACTGACCTACAGGAATGCCATGTACCACAACAAGCACATCTTTAAGGACAAGGTGGTCCTGGATGTGGGCAGCGGCACGGGCATCCTCTCCATGTTTGCAGCTAAAGCAGGAGCCAAACACGTGTACGGG ATTGAATGCTCCAGCATTTCTGAATACTCAGAGAAGATTATAAAGTCCAACCACCTGGACGGTG TCATCACCATCTTTAaggggaaggtggaggaggtggagcttCCGGTGGAGCGGGTGGATATCATCATCTCAGAGTGGATGGGCTACTGCCTTTTCTACGAGTCCATGCTCAACACCGTCATCTTCGCCAGAGACAAATGGCTG AAACCCGGAGGCCTGATGTTTCCAGACCGAGCTGCTCTCTATGTGGTCGCTATTGAGGATCGACAGTACAAGGACTTTAAAATCCACT GGTGGGAGAATGTGTACGGCTTTGACATGACCTGCATCCGTAATGTGGCCATGAAGGAGCCTCTGGTGGACATTGTGGACCCAAAGCAGGTGGTGACCAACTCCTGCCTGATAAAG GAAGTGGATATCTACACCGTGAAGATAGAGGACCTGTCCTTCACCTCGGCGTTCTGTCTCCAGATTCACCGTAATGACTATGTGCACGCCCTGGTCACCTACTTCAACATCGAGTTCACCAAGTGTCACAAGAAAACTGGCTTCTCCACAG CCCCTGATGCTCCTTACACACACTGGAAGCAGACAGTGTTTTACCTGGAGGATTACCTGACCGTCCGCAGGGGGGAGGAGATCATCGGCAGCATCGCTGTCAAGCCCAACGAGAACAACAAC CGGGATCTGGACTTCACCTTGGAGCTGGACTTCAAAGGGCAGCTGTGTGAGGCCGCCATCTCCCACGAGTACAAGATGCGCTAG
- the LOC135259768 gene encoding protein arginine N-methyltransferase 8-B-like isoform X2 produces the protein MGMKHSSRCMLLRRKMAEAENPEPPIRIVPSQSVQPSSRSKPIPSVNHVPLLPHTPHPGGPSSCPGRGKMAKLLNPEEMTSRDYYFDSYAHFGIHEEMLKDEVRTLTYRNAMYHNKHIFKDKVVLDVGSGTGILSMFAAKAGAKHVYGIECSSISEYSEKIIKSNHLDGVITIFKGKVEEVELPVERVDIIISEWMGYCLFYESMLNTVIFARDKWLKPGGLMFPDRAALYVVAIEDRQYKDFKIHWWENVYGFDMTCIRNVAMKEPLVDIVDPKQVVTNSCLIKEVDIYTVKIEDLSFTSAFCLQIHRNDYVHALVTYFNIEFTKCHKKTGFSTAPDAPYTHWKQTVFYLEDYLTVRRGEEIIGSIAVKPNENNNRDLDFTLELDFKGQLCEAAISHEYKMR, from the exons ATGGGAATGAAACACTCCTCCCGCTGCATGCTCCTACGGAGAAAAATGGCGGAGGCCGAGAACCCAGAG CCCCCCATCCGTATTGTCCCTTCCCAGTCTGTACAACCCTCCTCCCGGTCCAAACCCATACCCTCAGTCAACCATgtgcccctcctgccccacacaccccaTCCAGGGGGCCCTTCCAGCTGTCCCGGTCGGGGAAAGATGGCTAAGCTCCTAAACCCTGAGGAGATGACGTCCCGCGACTATTACTTTGACTCGTATGCTCACTTTGGCATCCATGAG GAGATGCTGAAGGATGAGGTGAGGACACTGACCTACAGGAATGCCATGTACCACAACAAGCACATCTTTAAGGACAAGGTGGTCCTGGATGTGGGCAGCGGCACGGGCATCCTCTCCATGTTTGCAGCTAAAGCAGGAGCCAAACACGTGTACGGG ATTGAATGCTCCAGCATTTCTGAATACTCAGAGAAGATTATAAAGTCCAACCACCTGGACGGTG TCATCACCATCTTTAaggggaaggtggaggaggtggagcttCCGGTGGAGCGGGTGGATATCATCATCTCAGAGTGGATGGGCTACTGCCTTTTCTACGAGTCCATGCTCAACACCGTCATCTTCGCCAGAGACAAATGGCTG AAACCCGGAGGCCTGATGTTTCCAGACCGAGCTGCTCTCTATGTGGTCGCTATTGAGGATCGACAGTACAAGGACTTTAAAATCCACT GGTGGGAGAATGTGTACGGCTTTGACATGACCTGCATCCGTAATGTGGCCATGAAGGAGCCTCTGGTGGACATTGTGGACCCAAAGCAGGTGGTGACCAACTCCTGCCTGATAAAG GAAGTGGATATCTACACCGTGAAGATAGAGGACCTGTCCTTCACCTCGGCGTTCTGTCTCCAGATTCACCGTAATGACTATGTGCACGCCCTGGTCACCTACTTCAACATCGAGTTCACCAAGTGTCACAAGAAAACTGGCTTCTCCACAG CCCCTGATGCTCCTTACACACACTGGAAGCAGACAGTGTTTTACCTGGAGGATTACCTGACCGTCCGCAGGGGGGAGGAGATCATCGGCAGCATCGCTGTCAAGCCCAACGAGAACAACAAC CGGGATCTGGACTTCACCTTGGAGCTGGACTTCAAAGGGCAGCTGTGTGAGGCCGCCATCTCCCACGAGTACAAGATGCGCTAG
- the LOC135259768 gene encoding protein arginine N-methyltransferase 8-B-like isoform X3 encodes MVPSGTGHGDTSLKLTNQEPPIRIVPSQSVQPSSRSKPIPSVNHVPLLPHTPHPGGPSSCPGRGKMAKLLNPEEMTSRDYYFDSYAHFGIHEEMLKDEVRTLTYRNAMYHNKHIFKDKVVLDVGSGTGILSMFAAKAGAKHVYGIECSSISEYSEKIIKSNHLDGVITIFKGKVEEVELPVERVDIIISEWMGYCLFYESMLNTVIFARDKWLKPGGLMFPDRAALYVVAIEDRQYKDFKIHWWENVYGFDMTCIRNVAMKEPLVDIVDPKQVVTNSCLIKEVDIYTVKIEDLSFTSAFCLQIHRNDYVHALVTYFNIEFTKCHKKTGFSTAPDAPYTHWKQTVFYLEDYLTVRRGEEIIGSIAVKPNENNNRDLDFTLELDFKGQLCEAAISHEYKMR; translated from the exons ATGGTGCCGAGTGGGACAGGACATGGTGACACGTCTTTGAAAttgaccaatcaggag CCCCCCATCCGTATTGTCCCTTCCCAGTCTGTACAACCCTCCTCCCGGTCCAAACCCATACCCTCAGTCAACCATgtgcccctcctgccccacacaccccaTCCAGGGGGCCCTTCCAGCTGTCCCGGTCGGGGAAAGATGGCTAAGCTCCTAAACCCTGAGGAGATGACGTCCCGCGACTATTACTTTGACTCGTATGCTCACTTTGGCATCCATGAG GAGATGCTGAAGGATGAGGTGAGGACACTGACCTACAGGAATGCCATGTACCACAACAAGCACATCTTTAAGGACAAGGTGGTCCTGGATGTGGGCAGCGGCACGGGCATCCTCTCCATGTTTGCAGCTAAAGCAGGAGCCAAACACGTGTACGGG ATTGAATGCTCCAGCATTTCTGAATACTCAGAGAAGATTATAAAGTCCAACCACCTGGACGGTG TCATCACCATCTTTAaggggaaggtggaggaggtggagcttCCGGTGGAGCGGGTGGATATCATCATCTCAGAGTGGATGGGCTACTGCCTTTTCTACGAGTCCATGCTCAACACCGTCATCTTCGCCAGAGACAAATGGCTG AAACCCGGAGGCCTGATGTTTCCAGACCGAGCTGCTCTCTATGTGGTCGCTATTGAGGATCGACAGTACAAGGACTTTAAAATCCACT GGTGGGAGAATGTGTACGGCTTTGACATGACCTGCATCCGTAATGTGGCCATGAAGGAGCCTCTGGTGGACATTGTGGACCCAAAGCAGGTGGTGACCAACTCCTGCCTGATAAAG GAAGTGGATATCTACACCGTGAAGATAGAGGACCTGTCCTTCACCTCGGCGTTCTGTCTCCAGATTCACCGTAATGACTATGTGCACGCCCTGGTCACCTACTTCAACATCGAGTTCACCAAGTGTCACAAGAAAACTGGCTTCTCCACAG CCCCTGATGCTCCTTACACACACTGGAAGCAGACAGTGTTTTACCTGGAGGATTACCTGACCGTCCGCAGGGGGGAGGAGATCATCGGCAGCATCGCTGTCAAGCCCAACGAGAACAACAAC CGGGATCTGGACTTCACCTTGGAGCTGGACTTCAAAGGGCAGCTGTGTGAGGCCGCCATCTCCCACGAGTACAAGATGCGCTAG